The DNA region GTTACAGTGAAGTAGTTACTCCCGGTATTGAATTTTATGACGCTTTCAGCGGAAGCACCAGAAATTTCAGACAGGAGAGCCTTTACAAGCTGACAGATTCCAAGGGCAGACTTATAGTTCTTCGTCCCGATTCCACTATACCGATAGCGAGACTTGCGGCAACAAGACTTAAAGAAGCAGATTCACCTCTGAGACTTTATTACAACCAGAGTGTTTTCTCAAACAATGCTCTGCTGAAAGGACGTTCCGATGAAGTTGTTCAGGCAGGTATCGAGCTTATCGGCGGCGATAACGTAAAGCGTGCAGACCTTGAAGTTCTCTGCACCGCTGTTGAAGCACTTGCAAGCTTTGACAAGGATAATTTCCGACTTGAGATAGGTCATATCGGCTATTTTAAGGAACTTGTTGCTCAGCTGAATGTTGACGAGGACGTTATCGAGGAGATAAGGCTGCTCATTTCCTCCAAGAATTTCCCCGCACTCAATGACCTGCTGGATGAGATAGGCGATAATGAGATCACACGTGCACTGAAACAGCTGCCCAGCCTTTTCGGTGGTATCGAAGTTCTTGACAAGGCAAGCGATATCTATGCAAACGATAAGATAACAGGGATACTCTACAACCTGAGAAAAGTCTTTAACCGCCTTTCAAGCCTTGGCTACGAGGGCAAGATATCAGTTGACCTCGGTATCGTAAGCCATACCGATTACTATACAGGCATCGTATTCAAGGGTTATCTTTCTGAGGTCGGACAGTCAGTACTCAAAGGCGGAAGATATGATAACCTTATCGGTTCTTTCGGCAAGGAGCTTCCCGCTGTTGGCTTCGGTGTGAATGTTGATTCCGTAGCACTGCATCTGGAGCGCATCGGAGCAAATCCCGCAGGCAAGCCTGTTGACGCTGTTATCTTCGGCGAAAAGGGCTATGTTGTTGAGGCTATGTCTTATGCTCAGAAGCTGGTACGTGAGGGCTGCAAGCTTGAACATTCGCTGTTCAATTCTTACGAAGAGACAGTTGAGTATGCAAAGAGCAAGGGCATAAAGAAAGTTATCACCGTAGGTGAGGATATCACCGAAAACAATATATAAGAGCATTTGAGAGGAGTTAGAAAAATGAATAAACCTTTGAGGATAGCTCTTACAAAGGGCAGACTTGAAAAGGATACTGTTGGACTGCTGGAGAAGATAGGTTACGACTGTACTTCTATCAGAGAAAAGGGCAGAAAGCTGATACTTCCCGTGCCTGACGGCAACCTTGAAGTTGTGCTTGCAAAAGCCAATGATGTAATTACATACGTTGAACACGGCGTCTGCGATATGGGCGTTGTGGGCAAGGATACAATACAGGAGATGGAAGGCAAGTTCTATGAGCTGATAGACCTGGGCTTCGGCAGATGCCGTTTCGCACTTGCCACCAAAAAGGGTCAGAGCTTCTACGGCGGATACAATGTCAAGACTCTTGCGACCAAGTACCCCAACATCACCCGCAAGCATT from Ruminococcus albus AD2013 includes:
- the hisZ gene encoding ATP phosphoribosyltransferase regulatory subunit — translated: MKRYDLITPEGTRDLLFEDCLARREVEKTLAALFEGFGYSEVVTPGIEFYDAFSGSTRNFRQESLYKLTDSKGRLIVLRPDSTIPIARLAATRLKEADSPLRLYYNQSVFSNNALLKGRSDEVVQAGIELIGGDNVKRADLEVLCTAVEALASFDKDNFRLEIGHIGYFKELVAQLNVDEDVIEEIRLLISSKNFPALNDLLDEIGDNEITRALKQLPSLFGGIEVLDKASDIYANDKITGILYNLRKVFNRLSSLGYEGKISVDLGIVSHTDYYTGIVFKGYLSEVGQSVLKGGRYDNLIGSFGKELPAVGFGVNVDSVALHLERIGANPAGKPVDAVIFGEKGYVVEAMSYAQKLVREGCKLEHSLFNSYEETVEYAKSKGIKKVITVGEDITENNI
- the hisG gene encoding ATP phosphoribosyltransferase, translating into MNKPLRIALTKGRLEKDTVGLLEKIGYDCTSIREKGRKLILPVPDGNLEVVLAKANDVITYVEHGVCDMGVVGKDTIQEMEGKFYELIDLGFGRCRFALATKKGQSFYGGYNVKTLATKYPNITRKHFESKGMDVDIIKIEGSVELAPLLELADGIVDIVETGTTLKENGLEIIEDNICPISARLIVNTVSMKMRQSEIENFVSLVEKNL